A genomic stretch from Hemicordylus capensis ecotype Gifberg chromosome 5, rHemCap1.1.pri, whole genome shotgun sequence includes:
- the FABP2 gene encoding fatty acid-binding protein, intestinal, translated as MAFNGSWKVEKSENYEKFMEIMGINLVKRKLGAHDNLKLTIKQDGNKFTIKESSTFRTVEIVFTLGVDFDYSLADGTELHGNWSMNGNTLEGTFNRKDNGKELKAYREVVGDELVQTYIYEGVTAKRIFKRE; from the exons ATGGCATTTAATGGCTCCTGGAAGGTGGAGAAGAGTGAGAACTATGAAAAGTTCATGGAAATAATGG GAATTAACTTAGTGAAACGAAAGCTGGGAGCCCATGACAATCTGAAGCTCACTATCAAGCAAGATGGAAACAAGTTCACTATCAAAGAATCTAGCACTTTCCGCACTGTAGAGATCGTGTTCACATTGGGTGTTGATTTTGACTACAGCTTGGCTGACGGGACTGAACTTCAT GGTAACTGGAGTATGAACGGCAATACGCTTGAAGGCACATTCAACAGGAAAGACAATGGGAAGGAACTTAAGGCATACAGAGAAGTTGTAGGCGACGAACTGGTTCAG ACTTACATCTATGAAGGAGTTACAGCCAAGAGAATCTTCAAGAGGGAGTGA